In Falco biarmicus isolate bFalBia1 chromosome 7, bFalBia1.pri, whole genome shotgun sequence, a single window of DNA contains:
- the SERF2 gene encoding small EDRK-rich factor 2: protein MTRGNQRELARQKNLKKQSDSGKGKRRDDGLSAAARKQRDSEIMQQKQKKADEKKEGAK, encoded by the exons ATGACCC GCGGGAACCAGCGCGAACTGGCGCGGCAGAAGAACCTGAAGAAGCAAAGCGACTCGGGCAAGGGCAAGCGGCGGGACGACGGGCTCTCGGCCGCCGCCCGCAAGCAGAG GGACTCGGAGATcatgcagcagaagcagaagaaggCGGACGAGAAGAAGGAGGGCGCCAAGTAG
- the LOC130153224 gene encoding LOW QUALITY PROTEIN: peptidyl-prolyl cis-trans isomerase FKBP8-like (The sequence of the model RefSeq protein was modified relative to this genomic sequence to represent the inferred CDS: deleted 1 base in 1 codon) codes for MPGSSPGGSPEREAGTGRRPREPGRGRRVRFHLPHAAIALPSVHEEERPFYRRLEALAAPGPGGFGPLFTADGWSDLTEDRLLRKRVVRDGQGGPQPGPGQEVSVKVLGALEDGGLVERDPRLTFVPGHGDVVQVSPGQDAGRAERCPVPRPASPSCPRPQALELGVPTMQPGEVSFFLAAFPYGYGRSGREPDVPPEAPLLFEVTLLEVRDDPDKQTLPPATRLRLGSQRRERGNFHFTRGDFMAALRSYRLALRALDGPVAAPPGPEEEEELREQRVKCFNNCAAAELKLQRPDEALAACEAALSISPDNGRALLRRGQLLAQQGRDAEATAVLRRALELDPANKVIHAELSQLVKRRSPAALVAPQEPHHDPMPTPSPGTLAPPAAEGTA; via the exons ATGCCGGGATCCTCGCCCGGCGGCTCCCCGGAGAGGGAGGCGGGGACCGGACGGAGGCCGCGGGAGCCCGGCCGGGGCAGGCGGGTGCGGTTCCACCTGCCCCACGCCGCCATCGCGCTGCCGTCGGTGCACGAGGAGGAGCGGCCCTTCTACCGACGGCTGGAGGCGCTGGCGGCCCCGGGCCCTGGCGGCTTCGGGCCGCTCTTCACGGCCGACGGTTGGAGCGATCTGACAG AGGACCGGCTGCTGCGGAAGCGCGTGGTGCGAGACGGTCAGGGCGGGCCACAGCCGGGGCCGGGCCAGGAGGTGTCAGTGAAGGTGCTGGGTGCCCTGGAGGACGGCGGGCTGGTGGAGCGGGACCCGCGGCTCACCTTCGTGCCGGGCCATGGCGACGTCGTGCAGGTCAGCCCCGGCCAGGACGCGGGGCGGGCTGAACGCTGCCCGGTACCGCGCCCGGCCAGC CCGTCGTGCCCGCGTCCACAGGCCCTGGAGCTGGGCGTCCCCACCATGCAGCCCGGGGAGGTCTCCTTCTTCCTTGCCGCTTTTCCATATGGTTACGGCCGCTCGGGCAG GGAGCCCGACGTGCCGCCCGAGGCGCCGCTGCTGTTCGAGGTGACCCTGCTGGAGGTGCGGGACGACCCCGACAAGCAGACGCTGCCGCCCGCCACCCGCCTGCGCCTGGGCTCGCAGCGGAGGGAGCGGGGCAACTTCCACTTCACACGGGGCGACTTCATGGCGGCGCTGCGCTCCTACCGCCTGGCCCTGCGCGCCCTGGACGGGCCCGTCGCTG CTCCCCCCGGGCcggaggaggaagaggagctgcGGGAGCAGCGGGTCAAGTGCTTCAACAACTGCGCGGCCGCCGAGCTGAAGCTGCAGCGGCCGGACGAAGCGCTGGCGGCCTGCGAGGCGGCCCTGAGCATCAGCCCGGACAACGGCCGGGCGCTGCTCCGGCGGGGGCAG ctgctggcacagcagggccGGGATGCGGAGGCCACAGCCGTCCTGAGGAGAGCCCTGGAGCTGGACCCGGCCAACAAG GTGATCCACGCCGAGCTGTCGCAGCTGGTGAAGCGCCGGAGCCCCGCGGCCCTCGTCGCCCCCCAGGAACCCCACCACGACCCGATGCCGACGCCAAGCCCTGG GACCCTGGCACCGCCCGCGGCGGAAGGAACGGCCTGA